Proteins encoded together in one Asterias rubens chromosome 4, eAstRub1.3, whole genome shotgun sequence window:
- the LOC117289669 gene encoding adducin-related protein C1289.14-like, with product MGLLNLSRNLLLRAAFSNSTRRTFSIVGNEAEQANQRTREDLATSYRGFDYYGMGEGVCNHLTTMAPARNGQGKVMLLIPYGLHWSQVTAKSLIGVDIHSMKLVEGDGLGEASAVAIHSSMYRASGDAISCVMHLHPPYATGLACLKDPRLKMVHQNSMRYFGKIAYDREYGGTGDTGDESERLARNLQGKQIMIMCNHGIVGVGQSVAEVFDNVYYFERAAMFQNKAESSGREVEEVSDKVAKGVADYFDDYGISYKIAHFEGIKNLLLKRDSDFLL from the exons ATGGGGCTTTTAAATCTCAGCCGGAATCTACTGCTTCGAGCTGCTTTTTCTAATTCGACGAG GCGGACATTTTCCATTGTTGGAAATGAAGCAGAGCAAGCCAACCAACGAACCAGGGAAGATTTAGCCACCTCGTATCGGGGGTTTGATTATTATGGAATGGGCGAAGGGGTTTGTAATCATCTGACCACGATGGCACCAGCTCGTAATGGTCAAGGGAAGGTCATGTTGCTCATACCGTATGGACTCCATTGGAGTCAG GTAACAGCAAAGTCTCTTATCGGTGTGGATATACATTCTATGAAACTGGTAGAAGGTGATGGTCTTGGGGAGGCTAGTGCAGTGGCTATCCATTCATCAATGTATCGCGCCTCGGGGGATGCTATCAGCTGTGTCATGCACCTACACCCTCCGTACGCTACAGGACTTG CGTGTTTAAAAGACCCGAGGCTGAAGATGGTCCACCAGAACAGTATGCGCTACTTCGGTAAGATCGCATACGACCGTGAATACGGAGGCACGGGGGATACGGGGGATGAGAGTGAACGACTCGCGAGAAATCTTCAAGGCAAACAGATCATGATCATGTGTAACCATGGGATCGTTGGGGTTGGTCAATCCGTCGCAGAAGTCTTCGATAACGTCTATTACTTTGAAAGAGCTGCTATGTTTCAG AATAAAGCCGAGTCTTCAGGCAGAGAAGTTGAGGAGGTGAGTGACAAAGTTGCGAAGGGCGTGGCCGATTATTTTGACGACTATGGGATCTCCTACAAGATTGCTCACTTTGAAGGAATCAAAAACCTGCTCCTAAAAAGAGATTCTGATTTTTTGTTGTAG